In Paenibacillus ihbetae, the following are encoded in one genomic region:
- the nadA gene encoding quinolinate synthase NadA yields MEALALERKAEQNRVLRERLMELKKERNAIILAHYYQRDEIQEVADFRGDSFLLAQKAAQTDAEVIVFCGVHFMGESAKILAPNKTVLIPDERAGCPMADMVNVDGLRKLKAQHPNAKVVTYINSSAEIKAETDICCTSSNAVKVIQSVDSDEIIWVPDKNLGHYVQQHTDKKLIIWEGYCNTHDMLTVKDVVEMKAKYPNAEFVVHPECRPEVVAMGDFVGSTTAILEYCKNSPAQEFIVGTEDGTGYQLRLDSPNKSFHFATKFLVCPNMKVNNLKKLVKALETMKPQIYVPPVVAEKARTSLERMLQVK; encoded by the coding sequence ATGGAAGCTTTGGCACTGGAGCGCAAGGCGGAGCAGAACCGCGTGCTGCGTGAACGGTTAATGGAGTTGAAGAAGGAACGCAATGCCATCATTTTGGCGCATTATTATCAACGGGATGAAATTCAGGAAGTCGCCGATTTCCGCGGAGATTCCTTTTTGCTGGCCCAAAAGGCGGCTCAGACCGATGCCGAGGTCATCGTTTTTTGCGGCGTGCATTTTATGGGAGAAAGCGCAAAGATATTGGCACCGAACAAAACGGTGCTTATTCCTGACGAGCGCGCAGGCTGTCCGATGGCCGATATGGTGAACGTTGACGGGCTGCGTAAGCTGAAGGCCCAGCATCCGAATGCCAAAGTGGTCACGTATATCAATTCATCGGCCGAGATCAAGGCGGAGACCGATATTTGCTGTACATCCTCGAATGCGGTTAAGGTCATTCAGTCGGTCGATTCGGATGAAATCATTTGGGTGCCCGACAAAAACCTGGGGCATTACGTCCAGCAGCACACTGACAAAAAGCTGATCATCTGGGAAGGGTACTGCAATACGCATGATATGTTAACCGTGAAAGATGTTGTGGAGATGAAGGCGAAATATCCGAACGCCGAGTTCGTCGTGCATCCGGAATGCCGTCCGGAGGTTGTCGCTATGGGCGACTTTGTGGGCAGCACCACCGCCATTCTGGAATACTGCAAAAACTCGCCGGCCCAGGAATTTATCGTAGGAACCGAAGACGGAACCGGCTATCAGCTCCGTTTGGACAGTCCGAATAAATCCTTCCATTTTGCGACTAAATTCCTCGTATGTCCGAATATGAAAGTGAATAATCTCAAAAAGCTGGTCAAAGCTCTGGAGACAATGAAGCCGCAGATTTACGTGCCGCCTGTCGTTGCAGAGAAAGCCAGAACTTCCTTAGAGCGCATGTTACAAGTTAAGTAG
- the ftsH gene encoding ATP-dependent zinc metalloprotease FtsH, which yields MSRFIRNSGFYLILFLVVVGIVQFVTNGGEQADAPSYNQLRQEVKDNNIKEMTVQFDGYAYLVTGKYREVTEEKKSENFSTYIPATDAAMQELTAASESNDVKLTVVPMEGQSIWLTLLSSFIPLVIMFVLFFFLFNQAQGGGGKVMNFGKSKARLYNEEKKRVTFEDVAGADEEKQELVEVVDFLKDPRKFNTVGARIPKGVLLVGPPGTGKTLLARAVAGEAGVPFFSISGSDFVEMFVGVGASRVRDLFENAKKNAPCIIFIDEIDAVGRQRGAGLGGGHDEREQTLNQLLVEMDGFGANEGIIIVAATNRPDILDPALLRPGRFDRQITVDRPDVKGREAVLKVHARNKPLTKDVKLDIIAKRTTGFTGADLENLLNEAALLAARRNRKDISMTEVDEAIDRVIVGTEKRSRVISDREKRIVAYHEAGHTIVGYFLEHADTVHKVTIIPRGRAGGYVIMMPKEDRMLVTKQELLDRVTGLLGGRVAEELFIGEIGTGAYSDFQQATSIIRSMIVEYGMSEKLGPMQFGTSQGQVFLGRDIGHEQNYSDQIAYEIDQEMQRFITECYEKCKELLSKHAKEVHLIANTLLEKETLELEQIKNLIETGTVEGNGEGEGSGSSENGEPTIDNIGDVRVRIQGKEEGQQPTSTEEIPNNPMDSNPERKDSERKDPPGGSDNDSSLT from the coding sequence ATGAGTCGGTTCATCCGGAATTCTGGTTTTTATTTGATTCTATTTTTGGTCGTGGTGGGCATAGTACAATTCGTCACCAACGGTGGCGAGCAGGCCGATGCCCCTAGTTATAATCAGCTGCGGCAGGAAGTCAAAGATAACAACATAAAGGAAATGACGGTTCAGTTCGACGGCTACGCGTATCTGGTGACCGGTAAGTATAGGGAAGTCACCGAAGAGAAGAAGTCGGAGAATTTCTCAACCTACATTCCGGCTACTGATGCGGCGATGCAGGAATTGACCGCAGCCAGCGAGAGCAACGATGTAAAGCTGACCGTGGTGCCGATGGAAGGCCAAAGCATTTGGCTGACACTGCTTTCATCCTTTATTCCGCTCGTGATCATGTTTGTTCTGTTCTTCTTCCTGTTCAATCAAGCTCAGGGCGGCGGCGGCAAAGTGATGAACTTTGGCAAGAGCAAAGCCCGCTTATATAATGAAGAGAAGAAACGCGTTACGTTTGAAGACGTAGCCGGTGCTGATGAGGAGAAGCAGGAGCTCGTTGAGGTTGTCGACTTCCTGAAGGATCCGCGCAAATTCAACACCGTCGGCGCCCGCATTCCGAAGGGTGTGCTGCTTGTCGGTCCTCCGGGAACCGGTAAGACCCTCCTGGCTCGTGCGGTTGCCGGTGAAGCAGGCGTTCCGTTCTTCAGTATTTCCGGTTCCGACTTCGTGGAAATGTTCGTCGGTGTCGGTGCTTCGCGTGTACGCGACTTGTTCGAGAACGCGAAGAAGAATGCGCCATGTATTATCTTCATTGACGAGATTGATGCTGTGGGCCGCCAGCGCGGCGCCGGCCTTGGCGGCGGACATGACGAGCGCGAGCAAACGCTGAACCAGTTGCTCGTAGAGATGGACGGTTTCGGGGCGAACGAAGGCATCATCATCGTCGCTGCTACGAACCGCCCGGATATTCTGGACCCGGCCTTGCTGCGTCCGGGACGTTTCGACCGTCAGATTACTGTAGATCGTCCGGATGTTAAGGGACGTGAAGCTGTACTGAAGGTGCATGCACGCAACAAACCGCTGACGAAGGATGTCAAACTCGACATCATCGCGAAGCGTACGACCGGTTTTACAGGCGCCGATCTGGAGAACCTTCTGAATGAGGCGGCCTTGCTTGCCGCACGTCGTAACCGTAAAGATATATCCATGACGGAAGTCGACGAGGCAATCGACCGCGTGATTGTCGGTACCGAGAAGCGCAGCCGCGTAATCAGCGACCGCGAGAAGCGCATCGTGGCTTACCACGAAGCCGGTCATACGATTGTCGGTTACTTCTTGGAGCACGCGGATACGGTGCATAAAGTAACGATTATTCCACGCGGCCGCGCCGGCGGATACGTTATCATGATGCCGAAGGAAGACCGCATGCTCGTGACCAAGCAGGAACTGCTCGATCGCGTAACCGGGCTGCTCGGCGGCCGCGTGGCGGAAGAGCTGTTCATCGGAGAAATCGGAACCGGAGCATACAGCGACTTCCAGCAGGCAACCAGCATTATCCGCAGCATGATCGTGGAATACGGTATGAGCGAGAAGCTCGGTCCGATGCAGTTCGGTACCTCCCAGGGACAAGTGTTCCTTGGCCGGGATATCGGGCACGAGCAGAACTACAGTGACCAAATCGCCTACGAAATCGATCAGGAAATGCAGCGGTTTATTACCGAATGCTACGAGAAGTGTAAAGAGCTTCTGTCCAAGCATGCCAAAGAGGTTCATTTGATTGCGAATACGCTCCTGGAGAAAGAAACGCTGGAGCTTGAGCAGATTAAGAATCTCATTGAGACTGGAACAGTCGAAGGCAACGGCGAAGGCGAAGGCTCCGGCTCTTCCGAGAACGGTGAGCCAACGATCGATAACATCGGTGATGTCCGCGTCCGTATTCAAGGGAAGGAAGAAGGCCAGCAGCCGACTTCTACGGAAGAGATTCCGAACAACCCGATGGATTCGAATCCGGAACGTAAGGATTCGGAGCGCAAAGATCCTCCTGGCGGATCGGACAACGATAGCAGCTTAACGTAA
- the hpt gene encoding hypoxanthine phosphoribosyltransferase, with translation MQNDIQEILITEEEIHAKIKELGSKLSAEYEGRNPLVICVLKGAFIFMADLVKSITVPLELDFMAVSSYGASTKSSGVVKIIKDLDASVEGRDVLIVEDIIDSGLTLSHLIELLKSRKANTVRVVTLFDKPARRTVDLQADYTGFVLPDAFVVGYGLDYAEHYRNLPYIGILKPEIYSS, from the coding sequence TTGCAGAATGACATTCAGGAAATACTGATCACAGAAGAAGAAATTCACGCGAAGATTAAGGAACTCGGTTCAAAGCTCAGCGCCGAATACGAAGGACGCAATCCGCTCGTTATCTGCGTTCTTAAAGGTGCGTTTATTTTTATGGCAGACTTGGTTAAATCCATTACAGTACCGCTGGAGCTGGATTTCATGGCAGTGTCCAGCTACGGGGCATCCACCAAGTCATCGGGCGTGGTCAAGATCATTAAAGATCTCGATGCATCCGTTGAAGGCAGGGATGTGCTGATCGTGGAGGATATCATCGACAGCGGCCTTACGCTGAGCCATTTGATCGAGCTCCTCAAGAGCCGCAAGGCCAACACGGTTCGCGTTGTTACTTTGTTCGACAAGCCTGCCCGCCGCACGGTGGATTTGCAGGCCGATTACACCGGGTTCGTGCTGCCTGACGCATTCGTCGTCGGCTACGGGCTTGATTATGCCGAGCATTACCGGAACCTCCCCTACATCGGGATTCTGAAGCCGGAAATCTACAGCAGTTAA